The Methanobacterium sp. BAmetb5 genome includes a region encoding these proteins:
- a CDS encoding metallophosphoesterase, translated as MTEKDPNGMKYRQKLQRGMTRWRHIVGNPNFNNQDFQLEQVEVIIPGLDPAFDNYRLINLSDIHLGQWITPEHLEGVVDMVNKEKPDSITITGDFVSYILDDVAQDLEKSLKKLKPKEYSLAVLGNHDHWLSADRIKNILRRCDIIDVSNDFYTIQREEALLHVAGVDSVMLGKHRLDLVMEKLPPEGPAILLAHEPDFADISSTTGRFSLQISGHSHGGQFLIPGLGTFIRGPHFLKYPAGKYMVGDMVQYTSRGLGTNIFWLRINCDPEITVFTLKSPEDAK; from the coding sequence ATGACAGAAAAGGATCCCAACGGTATGAAATACCGGCAGAAGTTACAGAGGGGAATGACGCGCTGGCGTCATATTGTGGGTAACCCTAACTTCAATAACCAGGACTTCCAGCTGGAACAGGTGGAAGTTATCATACCCGGCCTTGACCCTGCCTTTGATAATTATCGCCTGATAAATCTTTCCGATATCCATCTGGGTCAGTGGATAACACCGGAACACCTGGAGGGTGTGGTGGATATGGTTAATAAAGAAAAACCTGATTCTATAACCATTACTGGTGATTTTGTTTCCTACATCCTGGATGATGTGGCTCAGGACCTGGAAAAATCCCTTAAGAAGTTAAAACCTAAAGAGTATTCCCTGGCTGTTTTGGGTAATCATGATCACTGGTTAAGTGCAGATAGAATAAAAAATATCTTGCGCCGATGTGATATAATTGATGTCAGTAATGATTTTTACACTATACAACGTGAAGAAGCTCTGCTCCACGTAGCTGGAGTGGATAGTGTGATGTTAGGCAAGCACCGCCTGGATCTGGTGATGGAAAAACTCCCTCCTGAGGGACCAGCCATACTCCTGGCCCATGAACCTGATTTTGCCGACATCAGCTCAACCACGGGACGTTTCAGCCTGCAGATATCCGGACACTCCCATGGGGGTCAATTTTTAATACCCGGTCTGGGAACATTCATCCGCGGTCCCCACTTCCTGAAATATCCGGCGGGTAAATACATGGTGGGAGATATGGTTCAGTACACCAGCCGGGGTCTGGGAACTAATATATTCTGGTTACGGATTAACTGCGACCCGGAGATCACGGTGTTCACTTTAAAATCTCCTGAAGATGCAAAGTAA